ATAAGCCTTATAAATTTAATTACATTTTCATAGTTGTCAAGAGGCTCTCCGCTTCCCATAAGCACAATACTCGACACTCTTTCCCCTATATCGTTTTGTATTTCATAAACCTCGCTCAACATTTCCCCGGCCGAAAGGTTTCTTTCTACGCCGTCTATTGTGGATGCGCAAAACGAGCATCCCATACGGCATCCCACCTGTGTCGAAACGCACACGGCATTGCCGTAAGAATATTTCATCAGCACGGCTTCAATAAGTCTGTCATCCTCAAGGGAAAAAAGATACTTCGCCGTTCCGTCTTTTTGCGACACCCTTTTTTCAACAATTTCAATATTTGAAATTTTATAGTTTTCATTCAGTTTTTCTCTAAGTTTTTTAGAAAGATTTGTCATTTCATCGAATGACTTCACATTTTTATTATGAAGCCAGTCGAAAATTTGTTTCGACCTGAACTGAGGCTCTCCCATTTCCTTAACTGCAAAAATAAGTTCCTCTTCCGACATGGATCTCAGATCCGGTTTTCTCATATTGTTACCCCTTCCTTCTCATACATGATATAAAAAAGCCGTCCGTCCCATGGATATTAGGAAAAAGGCTAACAAATCCATTCACTGCCGTACTGCCGCATACGTCTTTCGGCAGGGTTCCCGTTAAATCAACAGGTTCAAAACCATAGCTTTCCAAAAACCACATCATGTTTCCTATATTTTCTTTTTTACAGATTGTGCATGTGCTGTAAACCAAGATCCCGCCCGGTTTAACATACCTCCCGGCCGAGCTTAGTATTTCCCTTTGAAGTTTTACAAGGCCGTCAATATCATTTCCCGTGCGGTTAAACCTTATGTCCGCCTTTTTACGCATAAGGCCGAATCCGGAGCACGGCGCGTCTACAAGCACTCTGTCAAACTTATTTTTATCTTCTTCATAAAAAACGGACGCGTCTTTTAATTCTGTTTTTATTATGTTTATTCCCATACGTTTTGCAGAGTCCTCAATCAATTCAAGTTTATGTTCATAAATATCTCTTGATGTTATACTCCCCTTGTTGTCCATAAGTTCAGCCATAAAAAGGCTTTTTCCTCCCGGAGCCGCACAAATGTCAAGTATATTTTCCCCTGCCTTAGGGTCAAGCGCTAAAACGGCCAACGCCGAACTTTCGTCCTGTATATGGAAAAGGCCATCTTTAAAACCTTTAAGCGCCGATATATCCCCTGTTCTTGAAATATGCACGGCATCCGTTAAATATGTGCCTTTTTTAGTATTTACGCCGTTTGATTCAAGCATTTGTTCCAACCGCCTGCCGTCCGTTTTAAGCCTGTTGGCAATAACCGTAATATCGGCAGGTTTTCCGTTGGCTTCGCACAGCTCCTTCACAAAATCATACCCAAACTGGCTAATCCACATTCTTACAAGCCATTTTGGATGAGAATATTTAATTTCCAAATATTCTGCCGGTTCTTCTTTCTCATCCGGAAAAGATATATGTTCCGGTATATTCCGCAAAACTGCGTTTGTAAATCCCGCCAGTTTTCCAAGCCCCTTATCCTTAACGAGTTTAACGGCCTCGTCGACAGCGGCTCTTTTCGGAACGTCCATAAATTTGATTTGATAAACGGCGCTCCTCAAAACGGCCAGTATCCAAGGTTTCATTTTTTCAGTCTTAACAGACGATACGGCGTTTATAACATAATCCATAAAAAAAATATTTCTAAGAGTACCGTTAACAACTTCGGTAACAAACGCCTTATCCGTATCGGACATTGCGCCGTTTTGCCTTAAAGCTTTTTTCAAAGCCATGTTGTTATACATTCCGTCTTTTGTTATATTTACAAGTATTTCCGCCGCAACAAAGCGAGGATTGATAACTATCATAAATTTATCCTTTCGGTAAAATGCTTATTAAATTCCTAATGATATATTTTACCCTATTTATACAACAACCGCAAACCTTTTTGGACAATATTAAAACTTTTTTTACAAATTTAATTTTTACTTTAAAATTGCCAATCAATAACCATGCTTTTTAAATTTTCGCCAAGTTTTTTCAAATACCGTTCGTCGCACGAAAAAACATCGGCTCCCCTGTCGTCATACAGAAAAAATACATTTTCCGTACTGCTTTCAATTATATATACGGCGCTGCTGAAACAAGCCCTGCCGCCGCTTATATCGGAAAGTATAATCTTTTTAAAAATCTTTTCTGCATCTATACTGTCCGTTCTCCATATATGCCTACGCGCTTTATATTTTTCTCCGTCGTCTTCCCACAAAAAGCTGTTTGAATAGTAACTTTTTATTTTTATGCATTTTTCCAAAAATAATATTTCTTCGGCACATCCGCCGCCATATATGTCCTCATATAAAATTACAAGTTCTTCGGAAAAACCACATTCATTCCAGATGTCAAGAGACGCTTCAACACACTTATTCACATATTCTTTTCTTAACATCGGCTCTTGTCCTTTATTAAAATTAAAATCATAATATGGGCTTTCTCTGCATAATTCAAACGAAACAGTTTTTTTCATTTTACTGCAATAAGAATTAAATAAGCATTTTGTATTAAAATCCATTTTTCCTCCTAAAAAGCACAGGAGCAAACGCGCCCCTGTGCTTCAAAATTATCCTGCCGCATTTGACGGCAAACCGCGGCCTATATTCTTTACTTAATGTTCCAAGCCTTTTCTTATAGATTCTTCCCTGTTTTTTATATCTATATTGTCTTCATAGAAAACATGGAAATCAGGATCAACCTTGCCAATCCCAAAATAACGCGCTTTATAATCTTTGAAAATCTCCCAGAATTTCTTTCTAAGTATAACAAGCGCAATCAGATTTGTAAATACCGGCACTGCCAAAACGCAGCTTACAAGCGACCAAAAAAGGTCAGCGTCATTACCGCTCATCGTTATATATCCAACTATGATTATGTTCATACAGGGAAATAAAACCTTAAATACCTGAATAATATTATCCCTTAAAACAGTCTTTTTCCTAAGAAGGTGGCGTATAACTGCAACATAATATGTATACCATCCGGCTGTTGTCGTAAGCCCAAAGAGAACTGCCATAATTCCCATAAAAATCCTGCCGAACATACCATATGAAGTTTCAAAAGCCGTCATTGTAAGCGTGGCGCCTGTTTCGCCGTTTGACCAAACTCCGGTACATAATATCGCTATTGCCGTGACCGAACATACAATTATCGTATCCACAAAAACCTCAAAGGCACCCCAAAGACCCTGGCGCATCGGATGTACAGTATTTGCAGAGCTGTGTATCAAAGGCGACGAGCCCTGTCCTGCCTCATTTGAATTGATAGAACGGTTTAATCCCGAACGCAGCGCCGTTGTAACCGTTGCGCCGACAAATCCTCCCGCGGCGGCAGTTCCCGTAAAAGCATCCTTAAATATCATTTGTATTACTGAAGGCACATTTTGAATATTTAATATGACAATAATGATTCCGCCCAGAAGGTAAACAACACACATGATAGGGACAATAATCGTCGCGAATTTCGCAATACGCGGAGTGCCTTTCCATACTACATAGAGTATTATTATAGTATAAACTACAGTTGTCGCCATCATAGGTATTTTAAAGGAATTGTTAAGCATTTCCGAAATGGTATATGCCTGCGAGCCTTGAATAAACTGAAGTATAAATCCTACGCAAAACGCCGCTCCCAGTACATATCCGAATTTAATTCCCATTTCGCGCCCTATGCCTTTTTCCATATATTCCATAGGCCCGCCGTAGTATTCGCCTTTTTCATCCTGTGAACGATAATAACATCCAAGAGAAGTTTCTACCAATTTAACCATCATGCCGAAGAAGGCCCAAATCCACAGCCAGAATATTGCTCCCGGACCTCCCACCGCTATAGCTGAAGCGACGCCTGAAATATTACCCGCTCCTACGCATCCGCCTATAGCTATGCACACGGCTTCAAACGGGGAAATGCTTCCGTCTTTTTTCGCATTTGATTCATTATTTCTGATGCTTCCCGCCGTATACTTGAGTATATGCCCAAATTTTACAAAGGGGAAAAAACCTGATCTAACGGTAAAGTAGAAGCCTACAAGCATTACAAAGATAATAAAAGGCAATCCCCAAAAAATACTTTCCAGCTTAAATATAAAATCTGCAATCATAAATACCCCTCCTGTCAGCATAAAATAAATTCTGCTTCAAATATAAAACCCGAATTAATTTTTAACTCCCTTTTTTATATCACCTCATTTTTGATCAGTTTACCATATGATATTAACAGACTCTAGCGTTTATAATAACATATTATATAATTTTTTCTTTAAAATTATATTTTTTTATATTTTATATATAATACAATTCGTATATATGCTAAATTTAATTAGATATTATTAACATTAAAACGATATTAAGAAGCGCCGTCAGTGCAAAAAGCCGATTTTGATAATAAATCAACCATGCGTAATGACCGAACGCAAAATTATATGTAAAATGCAGCCGGTTAAATGTCATTTTCCCCAACATTCTTTTGAAACATTAAGTCAACCATATTTGTTCTCTTATTTTCATTTATCGGTATTTACAAATCAGTACTTCTCATTCATTTCATTTTGTGTCCCCTCTTAATATCTTTTAGAATCATATGCGCGCTCATTTTTTTAAATCCAATTCCTACTTACACCAAACATGTTTGTTAATCTAATGTTAAACGCTATTGTAACTATACAGTCAATTATAAGATCATATAAACCCGTCTCAAGAACAAAAATTTTACATTTTTGTTCCTGCCAACAAATCTTTATTGTGAATTATTTACTATAAAATTTTATATTCAATATAATGCAGACCATTTTCTTGTATATATTAGCCAGTTATATTTTTCAAATTTGTATATCTATATGATATTTAGTTTTACATTAGCTTCGGTTTACAATGGCACACACTCCTCACAAGGAAAATTTTCCACATTTCGGCGTTGCATATGCTTGCCGCAGGAGCCACTGTGCCTTGAACTTCAAAAAATTTTTTCCTTGTAAGGTCGGAGAGTTTTAACGGGCGTTAGCGGCGCAATAGCTGTGTTAAAGCCGCTTGCCGTAACAACCGCTACGCCTACTCGTCTTTACCTTGCTCTTACTCCGCTAACGCCCGTTAAAACCGTGTGCGCTCTTGTAAACTGAAGATGCGCAATGCACAAAAAAACCGGGATCGTATCAAACCGATCCCGGTAAATCCATATATTGTTTAAATATATACTATTATTATCCACGTTAATCAGAAAACAATACTAATCGTCCCTTCTTCCAAACAGAAGCACAAGTCTTAAAAGGTTGGCAATAGCAACTGCCGCACTGGCAACATATGTCAACGCCGCCGCACTTAAAACTTTCTTAACCGGCTCAAGCTCGCTGCCGGAAAGTATCCCGTTATCGCCAAGCATCGCAACTGCCCTTCTTGAAGCATTAAATTCTACGGGCAGCGTTACAAGGGCAAAAACAACGGCAACGGCAAAAAGTACAATTCCAAACTGAACAAGCGCATATCCCATACCGGAACCTGCCTGCGAGCCAAGAAGTATGCCTATTATAATCATAGGCATGGCCATTCTCGAACTTATATTTGTTAACGGCACAAGCGCGCTTCTAAGC
Above is a window of Anaerotignum faecicola DNA encoding:
- a CDS encoding sodium:alanine symporter family protein, whose translation is MIADFIFKLESIFWGLPFIIFVMLVGFYFTVRSGFFPFVKFGHILKYTAGSIRNNESNAKKDGSISPFEAVCIAIGGCVGAGNISGVASAIAVGGPGAIFWLWIWAFFGMMVKLVETSLGCYYRSQDEKGEYYGGPMEYMEKGIGREMGIKFGYVLGAAFCVGFILQFIQGSQAYTISEMLNNSFKIPMMATTVVYTIIILYVVWKGTPRIAKFATIIVPIMCVVYLLGGIIIVILNIQNVPSVIQMIFKDAFTGTAAAGGFVGATVTTALRSGLNRSINSNEAGQGSSPLIHSSANTVHPMRQGLWGAFEVFVDTIIVCSVTAIAILCTGVWSNGETGATLTMTAFETSYGMFGRIFMGIMAVLFGLTTTAGWYTYYVAVIRHLLRKKTVLRDNIIQVFKVLFPCMNIIIVGYITMSGNDADLFWSLVSCVLAVPVFTNLIALVILRKKFWEIFKDYKARYFGIGKVDPDFHVFYEDNIDIKNREESIRKGLEH
- the rsmB gene encoding 16S rRNA (cytosine(967)-C(5))-methyltransferase RsmB encodes the protein MIVINPRFVAAEILVNITKDGMYNNMALKKALRQNGAMSDTDKAFVTEVVNGTLRNIFFMDYVINAVSSVKTEKMKPWILAVLRSAVYQIKFMDVPKRAAVDEAVKLVKDKGLGKLAGFTNAVLRNIPEHISFPDEKEEPAEYLEIKYSHPKWLVRMWISQFGYDFVKELCEANGKPADITVIANRLKTDGRRLEQMLESNGVNTKKGTYLTDAVHISRTGDISALKGFKDGLFHIQDESSALAVLALDPKAGENILDICAAPGGKSLFMAELMDNKGSITSRDIYEHKLELIEDSAKRMGINIIKTELKDASVFYEEDKNKFDRVLVDAPCSGFGLMRKKADIRFNRTGNDIDGLVKLQREILSSAGRYVKPGGILVYSTCTICKKENIGNMMWFLESYGFEPVDLTGTLPKDVCGSTAVNGFVSLFPNIHGTDGFFISCMRRKG
- a CDS encoding zinc metallopeptidase, whose translation is MFYFNFQYIYILIPAMLLALYAQSKVQSTFRKYSNVRNSYGMTGAEAAQRLLNIAGIYDVRIERVGGNLTDHYDPGKKVLRLSDSVYGSTSLAAIGVAAHETGHAVQHAVGYAPLGLRSALVPLTNISSRMAMPMIIIGILLGSQAGSGMGYALVQFGIVLFAVAVVFALVTLPVEFNASRRAVAMLGDNGILSGSELEPVKKVLSAAALTYVASAAVAIANLLRLVLLFGRRDD
- the rlmN gene encoding 23S rRNA (adenine(2503)-C(2))-methyltransferase RlmN → MRKPDLRSMSEEELIFAVKEMGEPQFRSKQIFDWLHNKNVKSFDEMTNLSKKLREKLNENYKISNIEIVEKRVSQKDGTAKYLFSLEDDRLIEAVLMKYSYGNAVCVSTQVGCRMGCSFCASTIDGVERNLSAGEMLSEVYEIQNDIGERVSSIVLMGSGEPLDNYENVIKFIRLINDEKGLGIGQRHITLSTCGIIDKMQMLMEENLQITLAVSLHAPNDEIRNEIMPVSRKYDFDSLMLACKEYSDKTKRRITFEYAMIKGVNDSSECAGQLARRLRNMLCHVNLIPVNDVEERNFYKSSEQTILNFAEILNSKGIETTIRRKLGSDINAACGQLRKGYRASRR